From a region of the Helianthus annuus cultivar XRQ/B chromosome 5, HanXRQr2.0-SUNRISE, whole genome shotgun sequence genome:
- the LOC118492153 gene encoding uncharacterized protein LOC118492153 — protein sequence METFHCYSFTLHSSKSKKAIWDCAGDRAPDPDGFNFSFVKRCCAALILKAKDPVHLSDFRPISLIGVINKVISKVLANRLKGLIGKLISEEQSAFLAGRSISDDPLILNELMGWIKNAKRKEVEELDYGNLVFGEGIRLSEWVAYIGVECTRGLRQGDPLSPFLFVIAMEALMGIMKRVVSIGLFNGLRCSNDGLYLSHFTYADDVMFIGEWAVSNVVNLRRILRCLYLTSLKVNLAKCSVYGIGVSDNEVQNMTGLLGCKKGSFPLKHLGLLVGVNMNLVKNWKLVMDIFRSRLSLWKVLEDLERCRRVFFWCGSEENAKMNWVAWDMTIALVEYGGLGFGSLKDANLAMLARWWWHFKSERGGLWRRVIWAIHHNSRSWTIILAKVIVTGPWKQIISVQNQL from the exons ATGGAAACCTTCCATTGTTACTCATTTACTTTACACTCCTCGAAATCAAAGAAAGCCATTTGGGATTGTGCCGGGGACCGGGCCCCGGACCCAGATGGTTTTAATTTCAGCTTTGTCAAACGATGTTGTGCAG CCCTAATCCTGAAGGCTAAAGACCCGGTTCATCTGTCTGATTTCCGACCAATTAGCTTAATTGGGGTGATTAATAAGGTGATATCAAAAGTGTTGGCTAATCGTTTGAAAGGTTTAATCGGGAAACTTATCTCTGAAGAACAATCGGCATTCTTGGCTGGAAGGAGTATAAGCGACGATCCGCTAATTTTAAACGAGCTCATGGGATGGATAAAAAACGCTAAAAGGAAGG AGGTGGAGGAGTTGGATTATGGCAACCTTGTGTTTGGAGAGGGCATCCGTCTTAGTGAATGGGTTGCCTACATTGGAGTTGAGTGTACTCGTGGTCTCCGCCAAGGTGATCCGCTATCTCCTTTCCTCTTTGTTATAGCTATGGAAGCTCTCATGGGGATCATGAAAAGGGTCGTATCTATTGGTCTTTTTAATGGCCTCCGCTGCAGTAATGATGGGCTGTACCTCTCTCATTTTACTTATGCCGACGATGTCATGTTTATTGGTGAATGGGCTGTGTCAAATGTGGTCAACCTGAGAAGAATTCTTCGATGTTTGTATTTAACTTCTCTTAAAGTAAATCTTGCTAAATGTAGTGTATATGGAATTGGGGTGAGTGACAATGAGGTCCAAAACATGACGGGTTTACTTGGGTGTAAGAAAGGGTCATTTCCGCTTAAACACCTAGGTTTACTCGTTGGGGTGAACATGAATCTCGTCAAAAACTGGAAACTGGTGATGGACATTTTCAGAAGTAGGCTATCTCTTTGGAAG GTCTTGGAAGATCTTGAAAGATGTCGGAGGGTTTTCTTTTGGTGTGGATCGGAAGAAAATGCTAAGATGAACTGGGTCGCTTGGGATATGACGATCGCTCTGGTGGAGTATGGTGGGTTGGGGTTTGGGTCTCTTAAAGATGCCAACTTAGCAATGCTTGCTAGGTGGTGGTGGCATTTTAAATCGGAAAGAGGTGGTTTATGGAGAAGAGTTATATGGGCAATCCACCATAACTCTAGATCATGGACCATCATCCTTGCAAAAGTCATAGTGACTGGGCCATGGAAACAAATTATAAGTGTTCAAAATCAATTATGA